A part of Desulfotomaculum nigrificans DSM 574 genomic DNA contains:
- a CDS encoding sigma-54 interaction domain-containing protein, which translates to MLPLDIVSAILDSVQEAIEITDRDGNIIYVNPAFCRITGIPFAQRTRENIFNISPDGALALALKTGKPVSGHRTKVGGSNAEVISNAVPILVDNQIVGAIVIFQHITDVIKLLEELRQSTNIIRNLSDKFGQVTQGKYTFEHIIGSSRSIRECIKTAQMAASSNSTVLLLGETGTGKELFAHAIHNASPRKDNPFITINCAAIPDALLESELFGHVKGAFTGAIKEKIGKFELAHSGTLFLDEIGDMNLLLQAKLLRVLQEREFERVGSNQTITIDVRVIAATNRNLRQLVREGKFREDLFYRLNVVEINLPPLREHTEDLLDLANHFIIKLNRKLGKKVTGITSEALAALHNYNWPGNIRELQNIMERVMLSLENQQVTLQDLAPHLGININPLTQTEEMELLPLDKVEQIMIQRALNKFGSSVEGKKEAAKFLNISLATLYNKIKKYKINF; encoded by the coding sequence GTGCTGCCCTTAGACATAGTTTCCGCCATTTTGGATTCAGTCCAAGAGGCCATAGAAATTACAGACCGCGATGGAAATATTATTTATGTTAACCCAGCCTTTTGCCGTATTACTGGTATTCCCTTTGCTCAGCGTACCCGGGAGAACATATTTAATATAAGTCCTGATGGTGCTCTGGCCTTGGCTTTAAAAACAGGTAAACCTGTAAGCGGTCACCGGACTAAAGTTGGCGGCAGTAACGCCGAAGTAATCTCTAACGCTGTTCCTATCCTGGTGGATAATCAAATAGTCGGCGCTATCGTTATTTTTCAACATATTACTGATGTAATTAAATTGCTTGAGGAATTACGACAAAGTACCAATATCATCAGGAACCTGTCGGACAAGTTTGGTCAGGTAACCCAAGGTAAATATACCTTTGAACATATCATCGGCAGCAGCCGAAGTATTAGAGAATGTATCAAAACTGCCCAAATGGCAGCCAGTAGTAATAGCACTGTGTTACTTTTGGGAGAGACCGGCACCGGTAAGGAACTTTTTGCCCATGCTATCCATAATGCAAGTCCCCGTAAAGATAATCCCTTCATCACCATTAATTGTGCCGCTATACCCGATGCCCTATTAGAAAGCGAATTATTTGGACATGTCAAGGGTGCCTTTACCGGGGCCATCAAAGAGAAGATTGGTAAGTTTGAACTGGCCCACTCGGGTACACTGTTTTTAGATGAAATTGGGGACATGAACCTATTACTGCAAGCTAAACTATTGCGGGTTTTACAGGAACGGGAATTTGAAAGAGTGGGTAGCAATCAGACTATAACCATTGATGTACGGGTAATAGCTGCCACAAACCGTAATCTGCGACAACTGGTACGGGAAGGAAAGTTCAGAGAAGATCTCTTTTATCGCTTAAATGTAGTGGAAATAAATCTACCACCCCTGAGGGAACATACCGAAGACTTGTTAGATTTGGCCAACCATTTTATCATTAAATTAAACCGAAAATTAGGGAAAAAGGTTACTGGCATCACATCGGAGGCACTGGCAGCACTGCATAATTATAATTGGCCCGGTAACATCAGGGAATTACAGAATATAATGGAACGGGTGATGTTATCCTTAGAAAACCAGCAAGTAACATTACAAGACCTGGCACCCCACTTGGGTATAAATATAAACCCATTAACTCAAACTGAAGAAATGGAATTATTACCTTTAGACAAGGTGGAACAAATTATGATTCAACGGGCCCTTAATAAATTCGGATCCAGTGTGGAGGGTAAAAAGGAGGCAGCCAAGTTCCTCAATATTTCTTTGGCTACCCTTTATAATAAGATTAAAAAATACAAGATTAATTTCTAA
- a CDS encoding fumarate hydratase: MLTIKSIDCQVIISQVARLCQEANYKLGSDVLGSFKKASTTEVSQSGKEILNILVENANIAATESIPICQDTGVAVVFVELGQDVHIVNGDLNEAINEGVRKGYTEGYLRKSMVGHPLERVNTGDNTPAVIHTTIVPGDKLKITVAPKGGGSENMSALKMLKPAEGVEGVKQFVLDTVRNAGPNPCPPLIIGVGIGGTMEKCALLAKEALLRPVGQPNKLPDIARLEQELLEKINKLGIGPSGLGGITTAVAVHIEIFGCHIASLPVAVNINCHAARHKFVEL, translated from the coding sequence GTGCTTACGATTAAAAGTATTGACTGTCAAGTAATTATTTCGCAAGTGGCCAGGCTATGTCAGGAAGCCAATTATAAACTGGGTAGTGACGTGCTGGGCAGCTTTAAAAAAGCCTCTACCACCGAGGTATCCCAAAGCGGTAAAGAGATTTTAAATATACTGGTGGAGAACGCCAATATTGCTGCCACAGAATCAATTCCCATTTGTCAGGATACCGGTGTGGCTGTGGTTTTTGTAGAACTGGGACAGGATGTGCACATTGTTAACGGAGATTTAAATGAGGCCATTAATGAGGGGGTCCGCAAAGGATATACTGAGGGATACCTCAGGAAATCCATGGTGGGGCATCCCTTGGAGCGGGTTAACACTGGGGATAATACACCGGCAGTTATACATACCACCATAGTACCCGGCGACAAGCTAAAAATAACTGTGGCCCCCAAAGGCGGCGGTAGCGAAAACATGAGTGCCTTAAAAATGCTAAAACCGGCCGAAGGGGTGGAAGGGGTCAAACAATTTGTTTTAGATACAGTCAGAAACGCCGGTCCCAATCCATGTCCTCCTTTAATTATCGGTGTAGGTATCGGGGGAACCATGGAAAAGTGTGCCCTGTTAGCTAAGGAAGCGCTGCTAAGACCAGTGGGTCAACCAAACAAACTACCCGATATTGCCCGTTTGGAGCAAGAACTATTGGAAAAGATCAATAAACTTGGCATCGGGCCTTCCGGATTGGGCGGTATAACCACGGCGGTAGCTGTTCATATTGAGATTTTCGGTTGTCATATAGCCAGCCTGCCAGTGGCCGTAAATATTAATTGCCATGCAGCCAGACATAAATTTGTTGAATTATAG
- a CDS encoding Fe-S-containing hydro-lyase, translating to MTRVSLTTPLSNEVVANLRIGQQVSISGVIYTARDAAHKRLVELLDKGAELPIDLNGQIIYYVGPAPAPPGRVIGSAGPTTAGRMDAYAPRLIAKGLKGMIGKGARSEAVIEAMKKYKAVYFAAIGGAAALISKCIVEAEVVAYPELGPEAIYRMVVKDFPAIVVNDAFGGDLYQEGRKLYAGE from the coding sequence GTGACGAGAGTTAGTTTAACCACCCCACTTTCTAATGAAGTTGTAGCTAATTTACGCATCGGACAACAGGTCTCCATTAGCGGGGTGATCTATACCGCTCGTGATGCAGCCCATAAACGACTGGTTGAGTTACTGGATAAAGGGGCGGAACTGCCAATAGATCTAAATGGCCAAATTATTTATTATGTGGGCCCGGCACCGGCGCCGCCGGGTCGCGTGATTGGTTCCGCCGGCCCCACCACGGCGGGCCGCATGGATGCTTACGCGCCCCGGTTAATTGCCAAAGGTTTAAAGGGCATGATTGGTAAAGGAGCTCGTTCAGAAGCAGTGATAGAGGCTATGAAGAAATATAAGGCAGTTTATTTTGCGGCCATTGGCGGAGCTGCTGCCCTTATTTCTAAGTGTATTGTTGAGGCTGAAGTGGTGGCTTACCCCGAACTTGGTCCCGAGGCCATTTACCGCATGGTGGTAAAGGATTTTCCCGCCATTGTGGTTAACGATGCCTTTGGTGGGGACCTTTATCAAGAAGGAAGAAAACTTTATGCCGGGGAGTAA
- a CDS encoding phosphoenolpyruvate carboxykinase — MEKLKRDVEDCKIIDNPSLAELRQLATHKERTTKYGSASYISRMKNRSAKATYIVTAEGFQLGVDQQGMPPEQALSLSAEVHRFLKDVESSNH; from the coding sequence ATGGAAAAGCTTAAACGTGATGTAGAGGATTGCAAAATTATTGACAATCCTTCTTTAGCGGAACTTAGGCAGTTGGCCACCCATAAGGAAAGAACTACCAAGTACGGTAGTGCCAGTTATATTTCCCGCATGAAAAATCGCAGTGCTAAAGCCACTTATATCGTAACTGCCGAGGGGTTTCAGTTGGGTGTAGATCAACAGGGGATGCCCCCGGAACAGGCCTTAAGCCTGTCCGCCGAAGTACACCGATTTTTAAAAGATGTTGAATCATCAAACCATTAG
- a CDS encoding succinate dehydrogenase, with translation MEAQKLLTKNPRAELYYDLIELFTGLSLVAFLWTHMIFVATILLGADIYNKLAAGLDKYYLSYVGIPIIIAIAILHVLSAGRRIPTRYQEQKIIWRHAKMIKGTDTWIWVFQVITGVSILVLAAIHIFIILSQWPIEANISTQRMKEFLWFYLILLLLGEYHAGFGLYRQFVKWGWFPRKSLGYVTKCITVIILALGFAALWVFNTMGGAL, from the coding sequence ATGGAGGCGCAAAAGTTACTTACCAAAAATCCTCGGGCGGAACTTTATTATGACCTAATCGAACTATTTACCGGTTTGTCACTGGTAGCCTTTTTATGGACCCATATGATCTTTGTGGCCACCATTTTACTGGGTGCTGATATTTACAATAAGCTGGCTGCCGGATTGGATAAGTATTATCTTTCCTACGTAGGTATACCTATCATTATTGCCATTGCCATTCTACACGTATTATCTGCGGGACGCCGCATTCCCACCAGGTATCAGGAACAAAAAATTATTTGGCGGCACGCCAAGATGATTAAAGGCACCGATACCTGGATTTGGGTCTTTCAAGTAATAACTGGAGTTAGCATCCTAGTCCTGGCCGCCATTCATATATTCATTATTTTAAGTCAATGGCCTATTGAGGCAAATATTAGCACCCAACGGATGAAAGAATTTCTCTGGTTTTACTTGATTTTGCTGTTGTTGGGCGAATATCATGCTGGTTTTGGCCTTTACCGGCAATTTGTTAAATGGGGCTGGTTCCCCCGCAAATCTCTGGGATATGTAACTAAATGCATTACAGTTATCATCTTGGCTTTGGGCTTTGCCGCCCTGTGGGTGTTTAATACTATGGGAGGTGCCCTATGA
- a CDS encoding fumarate reductase flavoprotein subunit — MSNYQIITTDVLIVGAGLAGERTAIETASHGLECIILSLVPPRRSHSTAAQGGMQASLGNCAMGEGDNPDIHFADTVKGSDWGCDQDVARMFVETVPIAVRQMAHWGVPWNRVVAGKKKLPDGRIIEDPKDKEGLITARDFGGTAKWRTCYTSDGAGHTLQYAMDSVVIKMGITVHDRTEAIAVIHDGEKCLGMVVRCLRTGELRIYLAKATVIATGGYGRLYGASTNAIINEGSGMFLALETGLVPLGNMEAVQFHPTGMVPVWILITEGARGDGGYLLDKNHHRFMPDYEPVKKELASRDVVSRRMIQHIRKGYGVDSPHGSHLWLDIRHLGAKHINTNLREISNICRNFNGIDPVHDLIPVRPTQHYSMGGVRTNKDGAAYGLKGLFAVGEAACWDLHGFNRLGGNSLAETIVSGMIVGKKVAEYALGATLNYNYFLVQGFAVQQQERINKLINKDYGKENVYHIRREMEQTLMNYVGIFRNGPDLEKAVAKLQELYHRSLRIGLVSSGKWANPELASALRLPGMLKLATCIAYGALKRTESRGSHAREDYPKRDDVNWLKRTLAYWQPGNDLPRLEYEPVKITELPPGDRGYGESSGQNKN, encoded by the coding sequence ATGAGTAACTATCAAATTATCACCACTGATGTCTTAATTGTCGGTGCCGGTCTGGCTGGAGAAAGGACTGCCATTGAGACTGCCAGTCATGGCCTTGAATGTATTATTTTAAGCCTAGTGCCGCCCCGCCGCTCCCATAGTACTGCCGCCCAGGGGGGTATGCAGGCCTCTTTGGGCAACTGTGCTATGGGTGAGGGTGATAATCCGGATATTCACTTTGCTGATACGGTCAAAGGTTCCGACTGGGGATGTGACCAAGATGTAGCCCGAATGTTTGTAGAAACTGTACCCATCGCCGTAAGGCAAATGGCCCATTGGGGGGTGCCCTGGAACCGGGTAGTGGCGGGCAAGAAAAAATTGCCCGATGGTCGGATAATTGAAGACCCCAAGGATAAAGAGGGATTAATTACCGCCCGTGATTTCGGTGGTACCGCCAAATGGCGCACCTGTTATACCTCTGACGGCGCCGGACATACATTGCAATATGCCATGGACAGCGTGGTAATTAAGATGGGCATTACTGTGCATGACCGTACCGAAGCAATTGCGGTAATTCATGACGGAGAGAAATGCCTGGGCATGGTGGTTCGCTGCCTACGTACTGGTGAACTACGGATTTACCTAGCCAAGGCTACGGTTATTGCCACCGGTGGCTACGGGCGGTTATACGGAGCTTCCACCAACGCCATTATTAATGAAGGTAGCGGCATGTTTCTGGCTCTGGAAACAGGTTTGGTGCCGTTGGGAAATATGGAAGCAGTACAATTTCACCCCACCGGTATGGTACCTGTCTGGATATTAATTACCGAGGGAGCCCGGGGCGATGGGGGATACCTACTGGACAAGAACCACCACCGGTTTATGCCCGATTACGAACCGGTTAAAAAGGAACTGGCTTCCCGGGATGTTGTTTCCAGACGTATGATTCAACACATCCGTAAGGGTTACGGGGTAGACAGTCCCCACGGTTCACACCTGTGGCTGGATATTCGTCACCTAGGAGCTAAACATATTAACACTAACCTGCGGGAGATTTCTAACATATGCCGGAACTTTAACGGCATTGACCCTGTGCATGACCTGATTCCGGTAAGGCCCACCCAGCACTATAGTATGGGCGGTGTGCGCACCAATAAAGATGGAGCCGCTTACGGACTGAAGGGACTTTTTGCGGTGGGTGAAGCTGCTTGCTGGGATTTACACGGATTTAACCGGCTGGGGGGCAATTCACTGGCAGAAACTATTGTTAGTGGCATGATTGTGGGGAAAAAGGTGGCAGAATACGCTCTGGGGGCAACGCTAAATTACAATTACTTTTTGGTACAGGGTTTTGCTGTACAGCAGCAAGAGAGAATTAATAAATTGATCAACAAAGACTATGGTAAAGAAAATGTTTATCATATACGCCGGGAAATGGAACAAACCTTAATGAATTATGTGGGCATTTTCCGCAACGGGCCTGATTTAGAGAAGGCTGTGGCTAAGTTACAAGAACTGTATCATCGCTCACTGCGTATTGGCTTGGTGTCCAGTGGTAAGTGGGCCAACCCAGAATTGGCCAGCGCCCTACGCCTGCCCGGTATGCTAAAGCTGGCCACATGTATCGCTTATGGAGCCCTAAAACGTACCGAGAGCCGCGGCAGTCACGCCAGGGAAGATTATCCTAAGCGGGACGATGTTAATTGGTTAAAACGAACCCTGGCCTACTGGCAGCCGGGCAACGATTTGCCCAGGTTGGAGTACGAACCGGTAAAGATTACCGAATTGCCACCCGGTGACCGGGGTTACGGTGAATCCAGCGGACAAAATAAGAACTAA
- a CDS encoding fumarate reductase iron-sulfur subunit has protein sequence MSRQLTFSIFRYNPNTPEIKPYMQEYKLTESTGMTIFVALNQIREEQDPSLMFDFVCRAAICGSCAMVINGKPRLACKTLTKDLPDTITLMPLPVFKLIGDLSVDTGTWFRHMALKTEAWIHTEKEFDPGALEERMDNETALKIYEAERCIECGCCIAGCATANIREDFLGAAGINRVARFMMDPRDERSDWQYFEVIGSDEGAFGCMGLMACDDNCPMGLPLQMQLAFVRRKMVVAGWKKR, from the coding sequence ATGAGTAGACAACTTACTTTCAGTATATTCCGTTATAATCCCAATACTCCGGAAATTAAGCCATATATGCAGGAATATAAATTAACGGAATCAACGGGTATGACCATATTTGTGGCTCTGAACCAAATTCGGGAAGAGCAGGACCCCTCTCTGATGTTTGACTTTGTATGCCGGGCGGCCATTTGCGGGTCCTGTGCCATGGTCATTAACGGCAAACCCAGGCTCGCTTGTAAAACTCTCACTAAGGATTTGCCGGACACCATCACCCTTATGCCCCTGCCGGTATTTAAGCTGATTGGAGATCTTTCGGTGGATACCGGTACCTGGTTTAGACATATGGCCTTAAAAACCGAGGCCTGGATTCATACGGAAAAGGAATTTGATCCCGGTGCTTTAGAAGAGCGCATGGATAACGAAACAGCCTTAAAGATTTACGAAGCTGAGCGATGCATAGAATGCGGCTGTTGTATCGCCGGATGTGCCACTGCCAATATCAGAGAAGATTTCCTAGGAGCAGCCGGTATCAACCGGGTAGCCCGCTTTATGATGGATCCCCGCGATGAACGTTCGGATTGGCAGTATTTTGAGGTCATTGGTTCAGACGAAGGGGCCTTTGGTTGTATGGGGCTAATGGCCTGTGACGATAACTGTCCCATGGGTTTACCGCTACAAATGCAGCTAGCCTTTGTACGCCGGAAGATGGTCGTTGCCGGCTGGAAAAAACGGTAA
- the mdh gene encoding malate dehydrogenase encodes MRRNKITIVGAGNVGATCAHWAAAKELGDIVLIDVVEGVPQGKALDLMEAAPVEGYDSVILGTNDYADTADSDVVIITAGIARKPGMSRDDLLSTNAGIVRSVTEQIVKYSPNAYILVVSNPVDVSAYIAYKTSGFTPNRVFGLSGVLDSARFRTFIARELDVSFEDVTTFVLGGHGDDMVPLVKYTYVGGIPVEKLIPADRLAAMVERTRKGGAEIVNYLKTGSAYYAPSASVVQMAECILKDKKRILPVSAYLLGEYGESDVFAGVPAIIGGNGVEKIIEVDLNEEEAAALKKSINSVRNNIAKLNF; translated from the coding sequence ATGAGAAGAAATAAAATTACCATAGTAGGGGCAGGAAATGTTGGTGCAACCTGCGCCCACTGGGCGGCAGCCAAGGAACTGGGAGATATTGTTTTGATTGACGTGGTTGAAGGAGTTCCCCAGGGTAAAGCATTAGACCTGATGGAAGCAGCCCCGGTGGAAGGCTATGACAGTGTAATTCTAGGTACCAATGACTATGCTGATACTGCAGATTCTGATGTAGTAATAATCACGGCTGGTATTGCCCGTAAACCGGGTATGAGTAGGGATGATTTACTCAGCACCAATGCTGGCATAGTACGCAGTGTTACGGAACAAATTGTGAAGTATTCACCAAACGCTTACATACTGGTGGTTTCCAATCCAGTTGATGTTAGTGCATATATTGCCTATAAAACCAGTGGTTTTACTCCCAACCGGGTATTTGGTCTTTCCGGTGTACTTGACTCTGCTAGATTCCGTACTTTTATTGCCCGGGAACTGGATGTATCCTTTGAGGATGTTACCACCTTTGTATTAGGTGGCCATGGAGATGATATGGTGCCATTGGTTAAATATACCTATGTGGGAGGTATTCCGGTAGAAAAACTGATTCCCGCTGACCGGCTGGCGGCTATGGTGGAACGTACCAGAAAGGGAGGGGCAGAAATTGTTAACTACCTAAAAACAGGTAGTGCTTACTATGCCCCCAGTGCTTCAGTGGTACAAATGGCTGAATGTATCCTCAAAGACAAGAAACGTATTTTACCGGTTTCCGCTTACCTATTAGGAGAGTATGGCGAATCTGATGTTTTTGCTGGTGTACCGGCCATTATTGGTGGTAATGGGGTAGAAAAGATTATTGAGGTGGATTTAAACGAGGAAGAAGCAGCTGCTCTAAAAAAATCCATCAATTCTGTGAGAAATAACATAGCCAAGTTAAATTTTTAA
- a CDS encoding universal stress protein, whose amino-acid sequence MNGQILFITDGSPAAIAAGENALALAKSQNLVIKAVFIIDEGWHHLLGDEWLNTSATRMSFLNWFNSRLNETAREVLAKFCKQAETYKITAELEIKVGKTEKVITKLASQPETALLVLPNPYSTAPAAEGGLKFNLNAITKKVNCPILIGPMKKA is encoded by the coding sequence ATGAACGGTCAAATCTTATTCATTACTGATGGCTCGCCAGCTGCTATAGCGGCCGGTGAAAATGCCCTAGCTTTAGCTAAATCCCAGAACCTAGTGATAAAAGCTGTTTTCATCATTGATGAAGGTTGGCACCATTTACTGGGCGATGAATGGCTTAACACCTCAGCCACTCGCATGAGTTTTTTAAATTGGTTTAATTCCAGACTCAACGAAACTGCCCGAGAAGTCCTGGCCAAATTTTGTAAACAAGCTGAAACTTATAAGATAACGGCAGAGTTGGAAATTAAAGTGGGTAAAACAGAAAAAGTAATCACAAAATTAGCCAGTCAGCCGGAAACAGCTCTGTTAGTTTTACCTAACCCATACTCAACGGCACCCGCTGCGGAGGGCGGCTTAAAGTTTAACTTAAACGCCATTACTAAAAAAGTTAACTGTCCTATCCTTATTGGACCAATGAAAAAAGCGTAG
- a CDS encoding flagellar assembly protein A, with translation MGQDIRQSGQNDPVYHQLINKVKEFDNSSIIAQLGDMARSLLNALYSEDEAAKQHSQIVAFFAMSIARKLELKEDDIKLAYLSGLLHDIGKLSIENEILCKPDKLNEEEYNKIKLHSTMGASVFSQIPQLKDLSTIIEHRHERFDGSGYPHQLAGENIPLLSRILAVAGSFVAMTSSCTYKSPKSIKEAISELRELSGSIYDPRVVNAFLDWLENENIVVKQSPPSPLACSAMGLAWVKDGKIYVQNPIEGGQKATVKPCAEVRLLVNGQPVTQNIQVSQDDIIEVIPLSYTVPGHAKVLISPDKMSAFIDIKNECMTTYELQDSPPTPNLVLRVKQKRKIVCPETTDSLMNLLKQHNISYGIDANAINDLVSSLKNGMVLVAKGLPPGQTIDDQVELPFEQKTNLPSSDDLTSNVDFKELGSIPSVSEGETLAIKTIGRKGEPGRTVTNQIVEAKEPVSISLMVGTGTEIVENGLKVVATTAGLPKVQKSGHTWIISVDPLLTIPGDVTVKTGNIRFKGDVNILGSVENDMSVSASGNISVAGLITKAKITAGGNVTVKGNIVNAEIISGGFNILCNNLKPLIEEFLKTLESLYVSANLMIEKLPPNSKVIFGNLLALLIEKRFTKFGNLLNQLQKILKQSDIKLLGSHEAVIRGVVNNLTGINLLQYKTPVEFQNTIADLTSFFHYINGLTMNRTVVNIYSAINSVIKSSGDVIVTSGCVNTNIFAEGTILVSGIVRGGTIQAQDNVSIRQIGSELGAKSLVMVAKDKKIRIVSAFDGVTVRVGKMSKTLEKPMKNIEVSLDTDGYLQIRNY, from the coding sequence ATGGGACAAGATATTAGACAATCCGGGCAGAATGATCCAGTATATCACCAATTAATTAATAAGGTTAAAGAGTTTGATAATTCTTCCATTATCGCCCAGTTAGGCGATATGGCCCGATCATTATTAAATGCTTTATATTCTGAGGATGAGGCTGCAAAACAACATAGCCAAATTGTTGCTTTTTTTGCTATGTCAATAGCTAGGAAGCTTGAACTGAAGGAAGATGATATTAAGTTAGCTTATTTAAGCGGTCTTTTGCATGACATTGGTAAATTAAGTATAGAAAATGAAATTTTATGTAAACCAGATAAATTAAATGAAGAGGAATATAACAAAATAAAATTGCATTCTACCATGGGGGCCAGTGTATTTTCACAAATCCCCCAATTAAAAGATTTATCGACTATCATTGAACACCGCCATGAACGATTTGATGGTTCTGGTTACCCCCATCAGTTAGCTGGTGAAAATATCCCCCTGCTAAGTCGTATTCTGGCAGTAGCTGGTTCCTTTGTTGCTATGACTTCTTCTTGTACATACAAATCCCCCAAATCCATTAAAGAAGCAATTTCAGAGTTGCGAGAATTATCGGGGTCTATTTATGACCCTAGAGTGGTTAATGCCTTTCTGGATTGGCTGGAAAATGAGAATATTGTGGTCAAGCAATCCCCCCCTTCCCCCCTTGCTTGTTCCGCCATGGGGTTAGCCTGGGTCAAGGATGGTAAGATTTATGTACAAAATCCCATTGAAGGTGGTCAAAAAGCTACTGTAAAACCTTGTGCGGAAGTTCGACTGTTGGTGAACGGCCAACCGGTCACCCAAAATATCCAAGTCTCCCAAGATGATATAATTGAAGTTATTCCGTTAAGTTATACAGTTCCCGGTCATGCCAAGGTATTAATATCCCCTGATAAAATGTCTGCTTTCATTGATATTAAAAATGAATGCATGACCACCTATGAATTACAAGACAGTCCCCCTACACCCAACCTTGTTTTAAGAGTCAAGCAAAAGAGAAAAATTGTATGCCCTGAAACCACTGATTCCTTAATGAATTTATTAAAGCAACATAATATTTCCTACGGTATTGATGCTAACGCCATTAATGATTTGGTGTCATCCTTAAAGAATGGTATGGTGCTGGTGGCCAAAGGACTCCCCCCTGGGCAAACAATAGATGATCAGGTAGAACTACCTTTTGAGCAAAAAACTAACCTTCCGTCATCAGATGATTTAACCAGTAACGTTGACTTTAAGGAACTTGGGTCCATACCTTCTGTCTCGGAGGGTGAAACCTTAGCCATCAAAACCATTGGCCGTAAAGGTGAACCCGGCCGTACTGTAACTAACCAAATTGTCGAGGCCAAAGAACCAGTGTCCATTAGCCTTATGGTGGGCACCGGAACCGAGATTGTTGAAAATGGGTTAAAGGTTGTTGCCACTACTGCTGGATTGCCAAAGGTGCAAAAGTCAGGTCATACCTGGATTATTTCGGTGGATCCGTTATTAACCATACCAGGAGATGTCACTGTAAAAACGGGCAACATTCGTTTTAAGGGTGATGTAAATATTTTAGGTTCCGTTGAAAATGACATGAGTGTAAGCGCCAGTGGCAACATTAGCGTAGCCGGACTTATTACTAAGGCTAAAATAACTGCCGGGGGTAATGTTACTGTTAAAGGAAACATTGTTAACGCAGAAATCATCAGTGGTGGATTTAATATTCTTTGCAATAATTTAAAACCACTAATTGAAGAATTTCTAAAAACACTTGAGAGTTTATATGTTTCGGCTAATCTAATGATTGAAAAACTTCCTCCCAACTCAAAGGTCATTTTTGGTAATCTGCTGGCCCTGTTAATTGAAAAAAGATTTACTAAGTTTGGTAATTTGCTTAACCAACTGCAAAAGATATTAAAACAATCAGACATAAAATTACTTGGCAGTCATGAAGCTGTTATCCGGGGAGTTGTTAACAACCTAACCGGAATTAATCTACTCCAATATAAAACACCCGTCGAATTTCAGAATACTATAGCAGATCTTACATCCTTTTTTCATTATATAAATGGTCTAACTATGAATCGTACGGTGGTAAATATTTATTCAGCAATAAATTCAGTAATTAAGAGTTCCGGTGATGTAATTGTAACCTCAGGATGTGTTAACACTAATATTTTTGCCGAGGGCACCATTTTAGTGTCAGGCATTGTCCGTGGTGGTACAATTCAAGCACAAGATAATGTTTCCATTCGCCAAATAGGATCTGAATTGGGAGCTAAATCCCTTGTGATGGTTGCTAAGGACAAGAAAATTAGAATTGTTAGTGCTTTTGACGGCGTGACAGTACGAGTAGGTAAAATGTCAAAGACTTTGGAAAAGCCCATGAAGAATATTGAAGTAAGTTTGGATACTGACGGCTACTTACAAATAAGAAATTATTAA